A region from the Wansuia hejianensis genome encodes:
- a CDS encoding tyrosine-type recombinase/integrase, with product MKGKVEEYLEYLEKEEKSIATRKQYGRDVMSFLRFAGGARVTKELVIRYKENLQKAYQPASVNTKIAAINGFFTFLGREDLRVKQLKIQRRAYCSKEKELTRAEYLRLIQAAESRNDGKLALMIQTICGTGIRVSELSSITAEAVQSGEAVIYLKGKTRSILIPGKLRKVLSAYMKRLNIVSGPVFITRTGRPVDRSNIWKMMKSLCACAGVKPSKVFPHSFRHLFARCFYAINRDIAKLADILGHSNINTTRIYIISSGREHRRHMDALGLVL from the coding sequence ATGAAAGGAAAAGTAGAAGAATATCTGGAATATCTCGAGAAGGAAGAAAAGAGTATTGCTACCCGGAAGCAATACGGGCGGGATGTCATGAGCTTTCTGCGTTTTGCCGGAGGAGCGAGGGTCACGAAAGAGCTGGTGATCCGTTACAAGGAAAACTTGCAGAAAGCTTATCAGCCTGCCAGTGTCAATACAAAGATTGCAGCAATTAACGGTTTTTTTACATTTTTGGGCCGGGAGGATCTGAGAGTGAAACAGCTTAAGATCCAGCGCAGAGCATATTGTTCCAAAGAAAAGGAATTGACCAGGGCGGAGTATCTGCGGCTCATTCAGGCGGCAGAGTCCAGAAATGATGGGAAACTGGCCCTGATGATCCAAACTATCTGCGGCACCGGCATCCGGGTATCTGAGCTTTCAAGCATCACTGCTGAAGCAGTTCAGAGTGGGGAAGCAGTCATATATCTCAAAGGCAAGACCAGGAGCATTCTGATTCCGGGTAAACTGAGAAAGGTTCTGAGTGCCTACATGAAGCGTCTCAATATCGTCTCAGGCCCCGTATTCATCACCAGGACGGGCAGGCCGGTGGACCGGTCCAATATCTGGAAGATGATGAAGTCACTGTGCGCCTGCGCCGGTGTAAAACCCAGCAAAGTATTCCCACACAGCTTCAGACACCTTTTTGCACGCTGCTTTTATGCGATAAACCGGGACATCGCCAAACTGGCCGACATCCTGGGGCACAGCAATATCAATACCACGCGCATCTATATTATCTCGTCCGGCCGGGAGCACCGCCGGCATATGGATGCCCTGGGTTTGGTACTCTGA